Genomic DNA from Streptomyces venezuelae:
AGGCTCAGTGGCCGCCGGGCGACTTCGCGGGGTTCTCGCCCGCGGCTGCCGCCGACTCGCTGTAGATGTCCGGCTCGAGGTAGATGACGCGGGCGATCGGGACGGCGGCGCGGATGCGCTCCTCCGCGGCGTTGATCGCGTGGGCGACCTCGACGGCCGTGTCGTCGTGCTGCACGGCGATCTTGGCGGCGACGAGCAGTTCCTCGGGGCCGAGGTGGAGCGTGCGCATGTGGATGACCTTGGTGACGGTGTCGCCGTCGACCACGGCCTCCTCGATCTTGGCGACCTCCTCCGTGCCCGCTGCCTCGCCGAGCAGCAGGGATTTGGTCTCCGCGGCCAGGATGATCGCGATCAGGATGAGCAGGACACCGATGCAGAGCGTGCCGATGCCGTCCCAGACGCCGTCGCCGGTGGCGAGGGCGAGGCCGACGCCGCCGAGGGCGAGGATCAGACCGACGAGGGCGCCGAGGTCCTCCAGGAGGACGACGGGCAGTTCGGGCGCCTTGGCGCGGCGCACGAACTGCGTCCAGCTGAGGCCGCCGCGCGTCTGGTTGGACTCCTTGATGGCCGTACGGAAGGAGAAGCTCTCCGCGATGATCGCGAAGACGAGGACTCCGACGGGCCAGTACCAGTGGTCCAGCTCGTGCGGGTCCTTGATCTTCTCGTAGCCCTCGTAGATCGCGAACATGCCGCCGACCGAGAAGAGGACGATGGAGACGAGGAAGGCGTAGATGTAGCGCTCGCGGCCGTAGCCGAACGGGTGCTGCGGGGTCGCCTCGCGCTGCGCCTTCTTGCCGCCGAGGAGCAGCAGCCCCTGGTTGCCGGAGTCGGCGAGTGAGTGGACGCTCTCGGCGAGCATCGACGACGAGCCACTGAAGATGAACGCGACGAACTTCGCCACCGCGATCGCGAGGTTCGCGGCGAGTGCCGCGACAATCGCCTTTGTTCCGCCTGACGCGCTCATGAGTGCAGGGTGTCCCTTCGCCTTCGTATGTACCGACCACGGTGCCGGGCGTGCTTTGCCCGGTCTTTGCGGTGGGTCATTGTTGCAGCACGGGAGGGCGGTGGTGCGTCAGGCCACCACAGTGGCCCGGAAAACCGTGCCGGCACCGGACACTTCGGCCGTTTCGCCGGCGGGGACGAATGCGGACTGACCGGGTGTCAGGGGCAGTTCACCCGCGCGGACCGAGCCTGCCGTGCAGAGCAGGATCTGCGGGGTGGCGGCGGTGAGGTCGTGCGGGGCGGTGCCTTCGGGCAGGACGAAGCGGGAGAGGCGGAACTCGTCGATGGGGGTGTCGTAGACCTCTTCGCCGTCGGGCGACGCCTCGGGGCGCAGGACGCCGGGGTCGGTCGCCTCGAAGCGGACGACGCGCAGGAGTTCGGGGACATCGACGTGCTTGGGGGTGAGGCCGCAGCGCAGGACGTTGTCGCTGTTGGCCATGATCTCGACGCCGAGGCCGTCGAGGTAGGCGTGCGGGACGCCGGCGCCGAGGAACAGGGCTTCGCCGGGCTGCAGCCGGACGTGGTTGAGGAGCATCGCCGCGATGACGCCGGGGTCGCCGGGGTAGTGGTGGGCGATGCCTGCGTAGGGCTCGTAGGCGCCGCCGAGGCGTTGGGCGGCGGCCGTGACCTCGGTGACCGTCTCGGCCATCTCCTCGGGGTCGGCGGTCAGGACGGCCGTCAGGACCTCGCGCAGGGCGGCCTCTTCGGGCTGGGCGCGCAGCAGGTCGACGTACGGCTTGAGGGAGTCGACCTCCAGGGCCTCCAGGAGGTCGGCGGTCTCGGCGGGCGGGCGGAAGCCGCAGAGGCCGTCGAACGGCGTCAGGGCGCAGATCAGTTCGGGCTTGTGGTTGGCGTCCTTGTAGTTGCGGTGCGGGGCGTCGACGGGGACGCCGCGGTTCTCCTCGTCCGCGTATCCCTCCTTGGCCTGCGCGAGGTCGGGGTGGACCTGGAGGGAGAGCGGGGCGCCGGCGGCGAGGAGTTTGAGGAGGAAGGGCAGGCGCGGGCCGAACTTGGCGGTCGCCGCCGTGCCGAGCTCGCGTTCCGGATCCGCGTCGATGACCTCGTTCAGTGCGCCGCGCTCGGTGCGCGAGGGCGCGCCGGGGTGGGCGCCCATCCACATCTCGGCCTGTGGTTCACCGCTCGGTTCGGCGCCGATGAGCTCGGCGATGGCGGTGGTGGAGCCCCAGGCGTAGGGGCGGATGGTGTTGGTGAGGCGGTCCACGGAGGGGCTCTCCCTTACTTGCTTACTGCGTACGCGAGTGCGGTCGTCATGATCCGTCGCCCGGGGCGAGCGCCAGGTAAACGGCGGCGAAATCCATGACGGCGATCAGTTCCGCGAGGGCTTCCAGTTCGTCGCCGGTCTCCGGTTCGAGCTCGCTGAGGGCCACGTCGTGGCCGTGTGCCAGTTCGCGGGCGGCGGGGGCGGCGGTGAGGCCCCCGGCGTCCGTCGGGCGGTCGCGGAGCAGCACCACGCGCGGGCGGAGTGCCGCCGGGTCGTCGACGCGGTCGCGGAAGAAGTCGTCGGTGTCGCCGCCGCCCGTGGTGCTGCCGGCGAGGACGGCGCCGTGCGCGGGGAGCGCCTCGGGCAGTTCGGCGGCGAGCGCGGCGTGCCCGGCGAGTTCGGCGAGGGTGGCGGCGAAGCGGCGGCCCGCGGCGCCCGCGGACTGCCCCTCGGTCCAGATGAGCGGGAGTGCGTCGGTGAGCTCCGCGGCGAGCGTCTTGGCGGGGTTGCTGTACGTCGCGATGGCGGGCCCGCAGCGTTCGGCGACGTGGTCGAGGCGGTCGGCGACCTTCTGCAGGGCGTCGACAGGGGCGGCGACCAGGCCGGTGCGGTCGAGGAGGACGAGGAGCGGGACGAGGAGGGCCCACAGGGTGCCGGGGGCGCCGGGCGCGGCCTCGTCCTCGACGCGACGTGCCTCGTACGAGGCGGCGCCCCGGGTCGCTTCGTCGTTGGCGCCTTCGTACGCGCCGTAGGGCGAGGAGGCCAGGGGCACGGTGAGGCCGTGGCTGCCCTCCACGCTCTCGGCGAGCGGGGTGCGGACGGGGGCGACGGCGACGACGGTGCAGCCGCGGCGGTAGGCCTGCTCGGCGAGGAGGGAGAGGCCGGGTTCGGTGCCGTCGGGGGTGGCGATGAGCAGCAGGTCGACGGGGCCGACCCAGCCGGGCAGGGCCCAGCGCAGGGCTCCGGCGGCGGGTGCGACGCCGGTCGGGGCAAGCCGGATGACGGGGCAGCCCGAGCCGATCAGGCCGTCGAGGAGGTCGGCGACGCAGGCGGCGGCGGTGCCGGGGCCCGCGATGAGGACGGCGCGGGGGCGGCCGTCGGGCTTGAGCTCCGTCAGCCCCGCCTCCGCGGCGTGCCGGACGGCGGTGCGGACGCGGGCGCCTGCCTCCGCCGCGCCGCGGAGCAGTCCGCGGCGGTCGGCGCGGGCGAGCGCCTCGGGGTCGTCGAGCTGCGACTCGTCGAGCATGGGGTCAGGTCTCCGATCGCGGGGCGCGGCTTCCTGCGGGTGCCGGTCGGTGACCGGCGGGTGGCGCCGGGGTCCGGCACGGGCCCTAGGCGGGGCGGCGCGCCTCGTCGACGAGGAGTACGGGGATGCCGTCGCGGAGCGGGTAGGCGAGGCCGCACTCCTTGGCGTCCGCCGTGCAGACCAGCTCGGTCTCCGTCTCCTTGAGGGGAGCGTGGCAGGCCGGGCAGGCGAGGATCTCCAGGAGGCCGGCTTCGAGCGGCATGGGGTGGGTCCCTTCGAACGGATGTGATGGGTGGTGCGCTGCGTGGTGCGCCGCTGCCGCGGGGTGTTCGCGCGCGGTGGTCCGCCGGGGACCGCGCGACCGCGCCGCCGCCGCGCAGGATGCGGCCTGGTCAGCCTACCTCCGTGCGGGGCGGGGCGTGGGGGTCGTACGGGGCCTGCGGGGCCGGTGGAGGTCAGGTGTCTCGCAGGGGGTGCGTCAGCCGCGGATGATCGCGAGCGCCTCGTCCCGCACCTTGGTCATCGTCGTCTCGTCGCGCGCCTCCACGTTCAGGCGCAGGAGGGGTTCGGTGTTCGACGCGCGGACGTTGAACCACCAGTCGGCGGCGGTGACGGTGAGGCCGTCGAGCTCGTCGATGGTCACGCCGTCCTGGTCGGCGTAGGCCGTCTTGATCGCGGCGAGGCGGGCGGTCTGGTCGTCGACGGTGGAGTTGATCTCGCCGGAGCCCGCGTACCGGTCGTACTGGGCGACGAGTGCGGAGAGCGGGCCTTCCTGGCCGCCGAGGGCCGCGAGGACGTGGAGCGCGGCGAGCATGCCGGTGTCCGCGTTCCAGAAGTCCTTGAAGTAGTAGTGCGCGGAGTGCTCGCCGCCGAAGATCGCGCCGGTCCTGGCCATCTCCGCCTTGATGAAGGAGTGGCCCACGCGCGTGCGGACCGGGGTGCCGCCGTTCTCCTTGACGACCTCGGGGACCGACCAGGAGGTGATCAGGTTGTGGATGACCGTGCCCTTGCCGCCGTGCTTGGCCAGCTCGCGGGAGGCGACCAGGGCGGTGATGGCCGACGGGGAGACCGGGTCGCCGTTCTCGTCGACGACGAAGCAGCGGTCCGCGTCGCCGTCGAAGGCGATGCCGAGGTCGGCGCCCTCCTCGCGGACCCGCGCCTGCAGGTCCACGATGTTGGCGGGGTCCAGCGGGTTGGCCTCGTGGTTGGGGAAGGTGCCGTCGAGCTCGAAGTACATCGGCACGAGTTCGAGGGGCAGGCCTTCGAAGACGGTGGGGACCGTGTGGCCGCCCATGCCGTTGCCCGCGTCGACGACGACCTTGAGGGGGCGGATGGCGGTGAGGTCGACGAGGCCGCGCAGGTGCGCCGCGTAGTCGGTGAGGGTGTCGCGTCGGGTGACGGTGCCGGGGGTCGCCGCGGACTCGGGGGCCCCGGAGTCGCGCCAGCGCTCCACGAGGGCGCGGATCTCGGCGAGGCCGGTGTCCTGGCCGACGGGGGCGGCTCCGGCGCGGCACATCTTGATGCCGTTGTACTGGGCGGGGTTGTGCGAGGCCGTGAACATCGCGCCCGGCAGGTTCAGCGCCCCGGACGCGTAGTACAGCTGGTCCGTCGAGCACAGCCCGATCTCGGTGACGTCGACGCCGAGGGCGGCGGCGCCGCGCGCGAAGGCCCGCGAGAGGCCCGGCGACGACGGGCGCATGTCGTGGCCGACGACGATCGCGTCCGCGACCGTGACCTTTGCGAAGGCGGCCCCGAACAGCTCGGCGAGCGATTCGTCCCACTGGTCCGGGACCACCCCGCGGACGTCGTACGCCTTCACGATCTGGGACAGATCAGCAGTCACGGCCAACCCTCTCTGCAGGTTCTGCGAGTTCAGCGCGTGCGGAGAGTCCTCCGCGCATCACAAAACTACCCGCTGACGCCGACAGCGGGCCGGGGCCCGGCCACGGACACGTCACGGCAGCATCCAGCCGAGGACGGCCGTGCTCTGCCCCACGACGATCAGGCACATCACCAGGAGCAGGCCGAGGCTCCACGGCAGCACCTTGCGCAGCAGGTCGCCCTCCTTGCCCGCGAGTCCGACGGCGGCGCACGCGATCGTGAGGTTCTGCGGGGAGATCATCTTGCCGAGGACGCCGCCGGAGCTGTTGGCGGCGGCGAGGAGTTCCGGGGAGAGACCGGACTGTTGAGCGGCCGTCACCTGGAGGGCGCCGAACAGGGCGTTGGCGGAGGTGTCGGAGCCGGTGACCGCGACGCCGAACCAGCCCAGCACGGGTGACAGGAAGGCGAGTCCCGCGCCGGCGGCCGCTACGTAGTGCCCGATCGTGGCGGCCTGTCCGGAGAGGTTCATGACGTACGCGAGGGCCAGTACGGATGTCACGGTGAGGATGGCGAAGCGCAGTTCGTGGACGGTGGCCGCCCATTCGCGTACCGCCACGCGCGCGTGGACCCCGATGACGGCGGCCGTCCCGACGCCCGCGAGCAGTACCAGCGTCCCGCCCGTGGACACGAGCGGCAGCGAGAAGACGTTGCCGCCGACCGGGTCGCCCGAGGGGTCGGCGACGTTCAGGAAGGGCCAGTCGAAGGTGCGGGTGGCTTTCGCGAGGACGTCTTTGGCCGCGGGGATCTGGGCGAGGGAGAAGACGGCGACGATGAGGGCGTACGGGGCGTAGGCGCGCAGCACTTCGGGGCGCGCGTCGTCCTGGTCGAGGTCGTCGCTGCGTGCGCCGGTGAGGACGGCGGCGCGGACGGGTTCGGCGACGGGCCTGCGCGCATGCGGGACGGCCATGAGCGCGCCTGCGCCCGCCAGGGCCGCGCCGATGTCGGCGAGCTGCGCGGAGACGAAGTTGGATGCCGCGAACTGTGCGACGGCGAAGGCGAACCCGCAGGCCAGGGCGGGGACCCAGGTCTCGCGCAGTCCGCGCCGACCGTCGACGAGGACCACGAGGAGGAGGGGCACGACCAGGGCGAGCAGGGGTGTCTGGCGGCCGACGACCGTGGCGACGGTGTCGAGCGGCAGGCCCGTCACCTGAGCCAGCGTCACCACGGGCGTGCCCATCGCGCCGAAGGCCACGGGTGCGGTGTTGGCGACGAGGGCGACGACCGCGGCGCGCACCGGCTCGAAGCCGAGGGCGACGAGCATGACGGCGCTGATCGCGACGGGCGCCCCGAAGCCGGCGAGCGCCTCCAGGAGCGCGCCGAAGCAGAACGCGACGACGAGTGCCTGGATGCGGGGGTCGTCGGAGAGCCTGCCGAAGGAGCGGCGCAGGATGTCGAAGTGCCGGGTGCGGACCGTCATGCGGTACACCCACAGGGCGTTCACGACGATCCACAGGATGGGGAAGAGCCCGAAGAGGGCGCCCTGGGCGGCGCTGGATGCGGTCTGGCCGAGCGGCATGCCGTACGCGAGCCAGGCGACGAGGACGGCGACGGCGAGGCCGATGAGTCCGGCCTTGTGGGCTTTCATGCGGACGGCGCCGAGGAGGACGAGGACGGTCAGGAGGGGCAGGGTCGCGACGAGTGCGGACAGGCCGAGCGAGTCGGCCACGGGCTCCAGTTGCTGCACGTACACAGGACGCCTCCCGGCTGTGGGGTGGCGAAATCCTCAGGGCCGTGTCGAAGGCGCGTCAACGATGCGGACGGAGAAGATCCGGTGAAGGGCGCAGAGGTGGTGAGGGAGGGCTCAGTTGTCCGGTGAGCGCAGCACCCTCAGGTGGCCGCGGCGTGCGACCTCCATGGGGTCGGCCCTGCGGGGGCCGCCGCCGGCCTCCGCCGCGCGCTCCTGGGGGCGGGCGGCCTCGCGCACGGCGTTGGCGAGCGCTTCGAGGTCGTCGCCGGAGGGGCGGGCCGGGCCCGAGGCGTCGGCGAGGCGGACGACCTCCCAGCCGCGGGGTGCGGTGAGGCGCTCGGAGTGCTCGGCGCACAGGTCGTAGCAGTGGGGTTCGGCGTAGGTGGCGAGGGGGCCGAGGACCGCGGTCGAGTCGGCGTAGACGTACGTCAGCGTCGCGACGGCGGGACGGCCGCAAGCGGTGCGCGAACAGCGACGTACAGGGCTCACAGCGTTGGACGGTACCGCACTCTTGAGCGGGCCGCGACGACTCTCCATGAGGTCACTCCACCGTGTCGTGTGACGTCTCGTCCACCGGCGCGTCATCCGAACACCTGCTTGACCTGCGAAGACACCAGTGGCCACAGGGGCGGGTGGTGTTGAATCCGGTCACCACATGGCTCAGATCAGGTCATTTGGCGTGAGATCGACGGTCCAGGAGAGATACGGAATTGAGTCCAAGCTCGTCGCGAACGGTCGGGAAGCGACATGTCACGCACCGCGCGGAAAGGTCGATCTCGGGGACTACGCTTCGTCAGTGATGGAAGACCCCGTACAGCCCCGCGCCGCCGACCCGAGGCCCCGCCGCCGCGACCGCCACGGCCGGGGCATGCGCGGCCCCGTGGCTCCGCCCCAGGTACCGCTCTCCACCAGCCGTGGGGAGGCCTTCACCGACCTCGTGCAGGACTCCGTGGAACGCCTGGAGCGGCGCTGGCCGCAGCTCACGGAGATCGAGTTCGTGGTTCTCGAGGTGCCGCCCGTGGGCGGGCCCGACGCGGACTGGCAGGACGAGGTGGTGCCGCTGGGCGGCACGATCTCGGCGGCCGAGGGGCGGCCCGCGCGGGTGGTCGTCTACCGCCGCCCGGTGGAGATCCGCACCAAGGGACGCGAAGAGCGGGCGCACCTCGTGCACGAGGTGGTCGTCGAGCAGGTCGCCGAGCTGCTCGGCCTCTCCCCCGAGTCGGTGGACCCGCGCTACGGGGACGAGGAGTGAACCGACACCCCCGCGCGGGACGCTGTTTTCACTTCTGAAGCACCGCCAGGTCCCGCTCCGCCTTTGGCACCTCGACCGTCCCCCGGTCGTCCGGCAGCGGCTGGACGGTGAACATGGGGAGGCCCTCCTCCGGCACGGACAGCATCCGCGATCCGTGGACCGGGCCGCCGGAGACCGGCTCGACCGTGAGCGCGTACGCACCCTTCAGGCCCGCGGGCTTCGGCGGGTCCGCGATCTCCAGGGTGGTGCCGCCCTTGACCGTGTACGTCTTGGTGGCCGGGGAACCGCCCTCGGTCCCCGCGGACGCCGTGACCTTCACCTTCGCCGACTTCTCCGGGGCGACGAGGGAGAGCGTGGAGCCCTTCGCGCGGTTGTCGGCGACCGTGGAGCGCGCGCCGACCGCGGGCGTCGCCGGGATGAACGCCGTCTCCTGCTTGCTGCCCTTGCCGCGGGTGACCCGCAGGGCCGCCACCACGGGCACCGGCCTGTCGGTGGGCGACAGGACCAGCGAGCCCGCCTCGCCCTTGGTGACGTCGCCCAGGTCGACGGCGGCCGTCATGCCGGACTTGACCTGGAGGCTCTCGTGCCCGGCCGGGGTGATGGTGCCGGTCGGCGAGGCGAGCTGGACCTTCAGGTCGGCGTCGTCGGCGCCCGGCGCGTACGCCACCAGGCGGACCGAGGTGGCGTCCTTGGGGATACCGGGCAGGACGAGGCGGTCGGCGGGGTCGGCCGACGCGGGCAGCCAGTCGCCGCCCAGCTTCTCGTCGGAGGACTGCACGGCGGCCGCGACACGTCCGCTGCGCGCGGTCACGTGCATGGTGAGGTCGGTGACCTTCTTGTCGGCGAGCGTGGACAGCAGCACCGGGACGCTGGAGTGCGGCTGGACCTGGATCGAGTCGCCCACCGCGGACGTGACCTCGCCGTCGGGGCCGAAGAGTTCCACGTCGACGACGGCGGCGGAGTCGTCGGGGTTGGTGAGGTGGATGTAGTCGCTGCGGTCCTTGGCGGTGCTCGCGCCGGGGAACCAGAAGTCCGTGTCGGGCGCCGTGCAGTTGGTGCCGTGCATGCCGCGGCCGCTGCCCGCCGCGTACGTCGTGGTCTGCTGCACGGTCCAGCCGGGGGCGAGCGCGCCGTCGGCCGTGCCGATCAGGGCGGGCGACTCGGCGCCGGACGCCTCGCCCGCGACGGGCGCGCCGGGCGCCTTCTGGGTCAGGAAGGGCTTGGCCTTCTTGTCCCTCTCCTTGGCGGCGTCCGTGAGTGCCTTGCTGACGGGCAGCAGTTCCGCCTTGCCCTTGGCCTCCGCGCCGTCCGCCTTGGGCGTGTACGCGGTGTACGAGGTCTCGGCGAGGTCGGAGGAGCTGGGCACCGGACAGAGCAGGCTGGTGCGCTCGACGGGCAGCCGCGCCGCGGCCTTCGCCCCGGCGTCGTCCGTGCCGTCCGAGCCGCCGAACGCGGCGAACCCGGTGACGGCGCCGAGCGCGACGACCACGGCGATCAGGGACTGGGTGGTGCGGTTCACTGCTGGCTCCCGTCGGGGCGCTCGCTGTCGGTGCCGTGCGGCGGGTCCTGGTGCTGCTGGTGGCGGTCGTACGCGGCGTCGTACGAGGCGTCGAAGGACTGCCCGTACTGCTGCTCCCCTCCGTAGCCGCCGCCCGCTCCTCCGTAGGAGGCGTACGGGTCGTACTGGGCGCCATCCTGGTAGGCGCCCTGCCGGTACGCCTCTTGCCCGTACGTCCCGGACGGGTACTGGCCGCCCTGGTACTGGCCGCCCTGATAGGGGTGGCCCGTGTCGTACGCGCCCTGGTCGGCGCCCGCGGGGGCCGGGGCCTCCCACGCGTCGTAGGACTGCGTCTGCTGGTGCGGGACCGCGGCGAACGCCTCCTCCGAAGGAGGCGGCGGTACGTCCTGGCCGGCCTCCTGCGCCGCCTGCTCGTTCTGGGCGCGCAGCCTGCGCGCCCTGCGGCCCTCGCCCTCGACCGCCTGGGCCGGGACGACGGGCTCGTCGGGCAGGTCGTCGTCGACGTCGCGGCGGCGGCCCGGCAGGGCCATCACCACGAGGACGACGGCGAGCGCGCCCTGCGCCCACAGCCAGGCCGTGCGGGTCATCGGGGTGTCGTACGTGACGTCCAGGTGGCCGCCCGCGGTGGGCAGTTCGAAGCCCTGCGCCCAGCCGTCGACCGTGGTGCGGGGCAGCGGGCGGCCGTCGAGGGTCGCCGTCCAGCCCGGGTCCGCGGAGTCGGCGAGGCGCAGGACGCGCCCCTCGTCGCCGGACTCGATCTTCGTGTGGAGCTCGACGGGGCCTGCCGCCACGGGCTCGGGGTCACCCGTCCTCGGGACGACGGCGGCACGGGCCACCTGCCGGTCCACGCGCCACAGCGCGCTGCCGTCCTCCTGGCTGAGCCGGGTCAGGCCCGGGGTCGCGTCCAGGGTGCGGCTCATCTGGCGGGGCGCTCCGTCGCGTACGAGGACGTACCGCACGGCGTAGCCGCCGAGCTGGTCCGCCTGGTCGGCGCCGGAGCCCGCGACGAGGCGGGCGACGATCTTGTCGAGCCGCTCGTCGTCGGCGGCAGCCGCGGCGAGTTCCGCGTCGCCGAGCCGGGCGCCCGAGCCCCGTACGAGCGAGTAGGAGACCTGGGCGGCGGATTCGCTGCCGAGGACGAGGGTGCGGGCCTGGTCCTCCGTGCCGCTCTCCTCCGCGACGAAGGCGGGCACCTGCACGGGGTCGCGGCGCTCCAGCGGGCCGTCGGCGCCGCCGATCATCCAGCCGGCGGCGACGAGCAGCGGTCCCGCAGCGGCGGCGAACGCGATGAGCGCGGCGACCGGCTGGCGCCAGCCGAAGCTCTGCTCGGCGACACGCGCGCGTGCCCCGTCGGCGCCGAGTGCGGCGGCGGCGAGGAGCGCGATTCCGTAGCCGAGCGTGGCGGGCCCTGCCCAGGTCGAGCCGTTCGACAGGACGGCGAAGACCAGCGAGACGAGGGCGGCGGCCCACGCGGTGCGGATCGCGCGCTGCCGCTCGGCGCGCAGCAGGGCGCCGAGCGCGGCGAGGACGATGCCGATGAGCAGCAGGCCGTCCACGGTGCCGGGGCCGCCGGGGCTCGCGCCGAGCAGGTCGGTGGCGGTCGCGGAGTCGGCGCCGAACTCCAGGCCCGCTTCCTTGAAGAAGCCGAAGGGCAGCAGCGTCAGGGACCAGGGGGCGAGGACGAGCAGCGGGGTGCCGAGTGCGGCGAGGAACCGCAGGCCGTACGCCGTGATGTCGCCGCGGCGCACCACGAGGAGGGCGAGGCCGAGGACCAGGGCGATCGGCCAGACGATGGGCGTGAAGGCCGTGGCGAGGGTCAGGAGCAGGGTGTACGCCCAGGTGGCGCGCCACGTGCCACGGGTGCCTTCCGGGGCGGCGAGGCCGCTCGCGGCGATGCCCGCGCGGGCGATGAGCGGCAGCAGGACGGCGAGCACGGCGGTGCCGATGTGGCCGCCCGCGAGGGCGCCGGTGGCGGCGGGCAGGAAGGCGTACGCGATGGATGCCCAGGCACGCAGCAGGCGGCTGGTGACGAGCGGGCGCGAGGCGAAGTACGCGGCGAAGCCGGCCAGCGGGACGGAGCCGACGAGCAGCACCGTGACCGCGAGTCCGGTGGAC
This window encodes:
- a CDS encoding glycosyltransferase family 2 protein; translated protein: MSVHSHSATHQGAAAAGFDPSDPPAFPRHIVTAVLVSHDGARWLPDALAGLLGQERPVQNAVAADTGSADDSARLVAEALGADRVLHLARRSGFGTAVDEAVRTAAVLTPEELPYLKRPSGWDPVSRTWRDEAYDMPELPHGEPVQWLWLLHDDCAPDPDALSEMLRVVENEHELGKEVAVVGPKLRGWYDRRQLLEVGVSIANSGRRWTGLDRREQDQGQHDHVRPVLSVSTAGMLIRRDVYEQLGGFDRRLPLMRDDVDLCWRAHAAGHRVLVAPDAVVRHAEASSRERRTVDCVGRTATSPHRVDKAGATYTLLVNARSAVLPWVLFRVVFGTLLRTVAYLVGKAPVQALDEVAGLLATLLRPGRVLAARKQRGKPVPDAGEMRALFPPPGATVRATFEQAAGSLVGRNDAEAPAGAGRHGAVESGPGGDDADFLEIEQFARLKRIARKPGPMLFVVLLFASLIACRALLGSGALAGGALLPAPADSSDLWARYLDVWHPVGTGGTQGAPPWIALVAGLSTLFFGSTGLAVTVLLVGSVPLAGFAAYFASRPLVTSRLLRAWASIAYAFLPAATGALAGGHIGTAVLAVLLPLIARAGIAASGLAAPEGTRGTWRATWAYTLLLTLATAFTPIVWPIALVLGLALLVVRRGDITAYGLRFLAALGTPLLVLAPWSLTLLPFGFFKEAGLEFGADSATATDLLGASPGGPGTVDGLLLIGIVLAALGALLRAERQRAIRTAWAAALVSLVFAVLSNGSTWAGPATLGYGIALLAAAALGADGARARVAEQSFGWRQPVAALIAFAAAAGPLLVAAGWMIGGADGPLERRDPVQVPAFVAEESGTEDQARTLVLGSESAAQVSYSLVRGSGARLGDAELAAAAADDERLDKIVARLVAGSGADQADQLGGYAVRYVLVRDGAPRQMSRTLDATPGLTRLSQEDGSALWRVDRQVARAAVVPRTGDPEPVAAGPVELHTKIESGDEGRVLRLADSADPGWTATLDGRPLPRTTVDGWAQGFELPTAGGHLDVTYDTPMTRTAWLWAQGALAVVLVVMALPGRRRDVDDDLPDEPVVPAQAVEGEGRRARRLRAQNEQAAQEAGQDVPPPPSEEAFAAVPHQQTQSYDAWEAPAPAGADQGAYDTGHPYQGGQYQGGQYPSGTYGQEAYRQGAYQDGAQYDPYASYGGAGGGYGGEQQYGQSFDASYDAAYDRHQQHQDPPHGTDSERPDGSQQ